From a single Leclercia sp. AS011 genomic region:
- a CDS encoding SrfA family protein encodes MAKTLLRSGNLDDFQAVGGGGQAVFESALQIREALRLRKQQSIVDCLAIPQVNDEGDRVDWYSPVEGVVTSWKAADDDARFRALRLLESTLSSVGSLSKKSLQSPKTAQQLFGSLLSKAFQFPGENFLFLVDGKPVITFWGFVNLNENAREDILDCLRASLLPVPMPAPVVEPESEPEPEPAIVFEKADEPLVAAPATVHITADDLYEAHPAPVMTASEPEPEPAPVMVAVKKRRVPLWAMPVAAVVVAAVAAPLLWPKQPATVEPAKVAAAAPVAIAPKPVAAVEPLPLNLPLHQAEVAAVKAPAPVAAEPVVITAIPKEAMVMEAGQVKSGSTRFLNGSWRVMLEVTDPITGKPPSLRYQIQNNKGTARVVHGDNVVCRAEVFSGLHSNGELLIKTRGNARCADGSRYPMPEITCKAGTNDVAECSARYDAKTVVPMTFRKAGA; translated from the coding sequence GTGGCAAAAACCCTTTTACGCAGCGGCAATCTGGATGATTTTCAGGCCGTTGGCGGCGGCGGACAGGCCGTATTTGAATCAGCATTGCAAATCCGCGAGGCCCTGCGCCTGCGTAAACAGCAGTCTATCGTCGATTGTCTGGCGATCCCGCAGGTCAACGATGAAGGCGACCGGGTAGACTGGTACTCGCCTGTTGAAGGCGTGGTGACCAGCTGGAAAGCCGCCGACGACGATGCGCGCTTCCGGGCGCTGCGCCTGCTGGAAAGCACCCTGTCCAGCGTGGGATCCCTGAGCAAGAAATCGCTCCAGTCGCCAAAAACCGCCCAGCAGCTGTTTGGTTCCCTGCTGTCTAAAGCGTTTCAGTTCCCCGGCGAAAACTTCCTGTTCCTGGTTGACGGCAAGCCGGTGATCACCTTCTGGGGTTTTGTGAACCTCAATGAAAATGCCCGTGAGGATATTCTCGACTGCCTGCGCGCCTCCCTGCTGCCGGTCCCGATGCCCGCCCCGGTTGTTGAGCCTGAATCCGAGCCCGAGCCAGAACCGGCCATCGTGTTTGAAAAAGCCGATGAACCGCTGGTTGCCGCCCCGGCGACGGTGCATATCACCGCCGACGATCTGTACGAGGCGCACCCCGCCCCGGTAATGACCGCCAGCGAGCCCGAGCCAGAGCCCGCCCCGGTAATGGTCGCCGTGAAAAAACGTCGCGTGCCGCTGTGGGCGATGCCGGTCGCTGCCGTGGTGGTTGCCGCCGTGGCCGCCCCGCTGTTGTGGCCGAAGCAGCCTGCCACCGTTGAACCGGCAAAAGTCGCCGCCGCCGCGCCGGTGGCGATTGCGCCAAAACCGGTTGCCGCCGTGGAACCTCTGCCGCTGAATTTACCGCTGCACCAGGCGGAAGTGGCCGCCGTGAAAGCACCGGCCCCGGTCGCCGCTGAACCGGTGGTGATAACCGCGATCCCGAAAGAGGCAATGGTGATGGAGGCCGGTCAGGTGAAGTCCGGTTCCACCCGTTTTCTTAACGGCAGCTGGCGGGTGATGCTGGAGGTGACCGATCCAATCACCGGCAAGCCACCGTCACTGCGTTATCAGATCCAGAACAATAAAGGTACGGCCCGTGTCGTTCACGGCGACAACGTGGTCTGCCGCGCGGAGGTCTTCTCCGGGCTGCACAGCAACGGCGAGCTGCTGATTAAAACCCGCGGCAACGCCCGCTGCGCCGACGGCTCCCGCTACCCGATGCCGGAAATTACCTGCAAAGCGGGCACCAACGACGTGGCAGAATGCAGCGCGCGCTACGACGCGAAAACCGTGGTTCCAATGACATTCAGGAAGGCAGGTGCGTGA
- a CDS encoding ABC transporter substrate-binding protein, whose amino-acid sequence MSTGKTLLALALSALLPAGAAWAANNDTIIYCSEASPESFNPQIASSGPTFVASSQVLYNRLINFDPVKNTPVPSLAESWTISPDGKTYTFTLRKGVKFNSNKFFKPTRDFNADDVIFSVMRQKDPKHPYHNVSQGNYEYFNDVGLDKLIQEVKKVDDTHVQFVLSEPNAAFLADWGMDFASILSAEYADAMLKKGTPENVDTWPIGTGPYVLQQYKTDSQIRYLANPNYWDGAVPTKHLIFSITPNVETRLAKLQTNECQIIPAPSPVQFDVIKKNKDLTLHSVDALNVGYLAFNTEKKPFDNVLVRQALNYATDKNAIINAVFMGSGTVAKSPIPPNMMGFNKDLKDYGYDPEKAKALLKQAGLEQGAEVTLWSMPVQRPYNPNSRRIAEMIQNDWAKVGIKAKIVSYEWGEYLSGMRKGEHDSALFGWMSDNGDPDNFADVLLGCDSIKTGSNAARWCDKGYDDLVQKAKLTSDQAARAKLYSQAQEIFYQQAPWIALANGKTFYATRSNVSGYSVSLMGSDFSKAKLN is encoded by the coding sequence ATGTCTACAGGGAAAACTCTTCTCGCGCTGGCATTAAGCGCGCTGTTGCCGGCAGGGGCCGCATGGGCGGCTAATAACGATACCATTATTTACTGCTCAGAGGCCTCGCCTGAGTCGTTTAACCCGCAGATCGCCAGCTCCGGCCCGACCTTTGTCGCCAGTTCTCAGGTGCTGTATAACCGCCTGATCAACTTCGACCCGGTGAAGAACACCCCGGTACCGTCGCTGGCGGAATCCTGGACCATCTCTCCGGATGGCAAAACTTATACCTTTACCCTGCGCAAAGGGGTGAAGTTCAACAGCAATAAATTCTTTAAACCGACCCGCGACTTTAATGCCGATGACGTTATTTTCTCGGTGATGCGTCAGAAAGACCCTAAGCATCCGTATCACAACGTCTCCCAGGGTAACTATGAATACTTTAATGACGTCGGCCTGGATAAACTGATCCAGGAGGTGAAGAAGGTGGATGATACCCACGTCCAGTTTGTGCTGAGCGAACCGAACGCCGCGTTCCTCGCCGACTGGGGGATGGACTTCGCCTCGATCCTCTCTGCGGAATATGCCGACGCGATGCTGAAGAAAGGCACCCCGGAGAACGTCGATACCTGGCCGATCGGTACGGGTCCTTACGTGCTCCAGCAGTATAAAACCGACTCGCAGATCCGCTATCTGGCGAACCCGAACTACTGGGATGGCGCGGTGCCAACCAAACACCTGATCTTCTCCATCACCCCGAACGTCGAAACCCGCCTGGCGAAGCTGCAAACCAACGAGTGCCAGATCATTCCTGCGCCATCGCCGGTACAGTTTGACGTGATCAAGAAGAACAAAGATTTGACCCTGCACTCGGTGGATGCGCTTAACGTCGGCTATCTGGCGTTTAATACCGAGAAAAAGCCGTTTGATAACGTGCTGGTGCGTCAGGCGCTGAACTATGCCACCGATAAAAATGCCATCATCAATGCGGTGTTTATGGGCTCCGGCACGGTAGCAAAATCGCCGATCCCACCGAACATGATGGGCTTTAATAAAGACCTGAAGGACTACGGCTACGATCCGGAAAAAGCGAAAGCACTGCTGAAGCAGGCCGGGCTGGAGCAGGGGGCGGAAGTGACGCTGTGGTCGATGCCGGTGCAGCGCCCGTATAACCCGAACTCGCGCCGCATTGCCGAGATGATCCAGAACGACTGGGCCAAGGTGGGGATCAAGGCGAAGATTGTGTCCTACGAGTGGGGCGAGTATCTCTCCGGTATGCGCAAAGGCGAACACGACAGCGCGCTGTTTGGCTGGATGTCCGATAACGGCGACCCGGATAACTTCGCCGACGTGCTGCTGGGCTGCGACAGTATCAAGACTGGCTCCAATGCTGCACGCTGGTGCGACAAGGGCTATGATGACCTGGTCCAGAAAGCGAAGCTGACCAGCGATCAGGCTGCCCGCGCGAAGCTTTACAGCCAGGCGCAGGAGATCTTCTATCAGCAGGCCCCGTGGATTGCGCTGGCGAACGGCAAAACCTTCTACGCCACCCGCAGCAACGTCAGCGGGTACAGCGTGAGCCTGATGGGAAGCGACTTCTCGAAGGCGAAGCTCAATTGA
- a CDS encoding YdcY family protein → MSHLDEVIARVDAAVAESVISHMNELLIELSEDAELSREDRYTQQQRLRTTIAHHGKHYKEEQEAREESLTKGGVIL, encoded by the coding sequence ATGTCACATCTGGATGAAGTTATCGCCCGCGTTGATGCCGCGGTGGCGGAAAGCGTGATTAGCCATATGAACGAACTGCTGATCGAATTAAGCGAAGACGCCGAATTAAGTCGGGAAGATCGCTATACCCAGCAGCAGCGCCTGCGTACGACCATTGCCCATCATGGCAAACACTATAAAGAGGAGCAGGAAGCCCGCGAGGAGAGCCTGACTAAAGGCGGGGTGATCCTCTGA
- a CDS encoding DMT family transporter: protein MNQSLTLVFLVAAGIGLVVQNTLMVRITQTSSTILIAMLLNSLVGIVLFVSILLIKNGVAGFSELVHTVRWWTLIPGLLGSFFVFASISGYQYVGAATTIAVLVASQLIGGLVMDVVRSQGVPLRALIGPVCGAVLLVIGAWLVARRSF, encoded by the coding sequence ATGAATCAGTCGCTGACGCTGGTGTTTCTGGTGGCGGCAGGCATTGGCCTGGTGGTGCAGAACACCCTCATGGTACGTATCACCCAGACCTCAAGCACCATTCTGATCGCCATGCTGCTTAACTCGCTGGTGGGGATTGTGCTGTTTGTGTCGATCCTGCTGATTAAAAACGGCGTCGCCGGGTTCAGCGAGCTGGTGCATACGGTGAGATGGTGGACCTTGATCCCCGGATTGCTGGGCTCGTTTTTTGTCTTTGCCAGCATCAGCGGCTATCAGTACGTCGGTGCGGCAACGACTATCGCGGTGCTGGTCGCTAGCCAGCTGATTGGCGGTCTGGTGATGGACGTGGTGCGCAGCCAGGGGGTGCCGCTGAGGGCGCTGATCGGCCCGGTGTGCGGCGCGGTGCTGCTGGTGATTGGCGCCTGGCTGGTGGCAAGGCGTTCTTTTTGA
- a CDS encoding GNAT family N-acetyltransferase has protein sequence MIIRHACKEDCAAIGEIYNHAVLHTAAIWNDATVDTDNRIAWFEARQLMGYPVLVSEEDGVVTGYASFGDWRAFDGFRHTVEHSVYVHPAHQGKGIGRALMKALIEEAKRIGKHVMVAGIEAQNSASIHLHQTLGFVTTGQMPQVGTKFGRWLDLTFMQLQLDERTDPDAIG, from the coding sequence ATGATTATTCGTCACGCCTGTAAAGAGGACTGCGCCGCCATCGGTGAAATATACAACCACGCGGTACTGCACACCGCCGCGATCTGGAACGACGCCACTGTCGATACCGATAACCGTATCGCCTGGTTCGAAGCACGTCAGCTGATGGGCTATCCGGTGCTGGTCAGCGAGGAAGATGGCGTGGTGACAGGCTACGCCTCGTTCGGTGACTGGCGTGCCTTTGACGGTTTTCGTCACACGGTAGAGCACTCGGTGTACGTTCATCCGGCGCATCAGGGTAAAGGCATTGGCCGGGCGCTGATGAAGGCCCTGATCGAAGAGGCAAAGCGCATCGGTAAACATGTGATGGTGGCGGGGATTGAAGCGCAGAACAGCGCCTCTATTCATCTGCATCAGACCCTGGGCTTTGTCACCACCGGCCAGATGCCGCAGGTAGGCACCAAGTTTGGCCGCTGGCTGGACCTGACCTTTATGCAATTGCAGCTCGACGAGCGCACCGACCCGGATGCCATCGGATGA
- a CDS encoding helix-turn-helix domain-containing protein has protein sequence MNTMPDDINQRISHRIRLERESRGWSLSELAERAGVSRAMIHKIERAESSPTATLLARLSGAFGISMSTLIARAELQEGKLLRFANQPVWRDPQTQYLRRHVSPRSDLPIDMVQVELPGGSDVPMPASSYALARQLIWLQSGELVFLEGETRHEMHAGDCLELGPPNDCRFINESREPCVYLVVRLNQSGS, from the coding sequence ATGAATACTATGCCAGACGATATAAATCAACGGATCAGCCACCGCATCCGGCTGGAGCGCGAGTCCCGCGGCTGGTCCTTGAGTGAACTGGCGGAACGCGCCGGGGTCTCACGGGCGATGATTCACAAAATTGAACGCGCAGAGAGCAGCCCGACGGCCACGTTGCTGGCCCGGCTCTCCGGCGCGTTTGGCATCAGCATGTCTACCCTTATCGCGCGCGCTGAACTGCAGGAGGGCAAGCTGTTGCGCTTTGCCAACCAGCCGGTGTGGCGCGATCCGCAGACCCAGTATCTGCGTCGTCACGTGTCGCCGCGTTCCGATCTGCCCATCGACATGGTGCAGGTTGAATTGCCCGGCGGCAGCGACGTACCGATGCCTGCCTCTTCTTATGCTCTCGCCCGCCAGCTGATCTGGCTGCAGTCCGGCGAGCTGGTGTTTCTGGAAGGGGAGACCCGCCACGAAATGCACGCTGGCGATTGTCTGGAACTCGGCCCGCCTAACGACTGCCGGTTTATCAACGAGAGCCGCGAGCCCTGCGTCTATCTGGTCGTCAGGCTGAACCAGTCAGGCTCGTAA
- a CDS encoding NADP-dependent oxidoreductase: MSQSSTQNRQWVLASRPHGAPTAENFRLENTSVPEPADGQLLLRTVWLSLDPYMRGRMSDAPSYSPPVELGAVMVGGTVSRVEKSNHPDYQPGEWVLGYSGWQDYEVSDGTGLVKLGANPEHPSWSLGVLGMPGFTAYMGLLDIGQPKAGETLVVAAATGPVGATVGQIGKLKGCRVVGVAGGAEKCRHAVEVLGFDRCVDHHAADFAEQLKQACPQGIDIYYENVGGKVFDAVLPLLNTAARVPVCGLVSGYNATDLPPGPDRLGLLMGTILKKRIRMQGFIINQDYGYRIEEFQQEMGVWVREGKIHYREQVTDGLENAPEALIGLLEGKNFGKVVIRVANNNL; this comes from the coding sequence ATGAGTCAATCTTCAACGCAGAATCGTCAATGGGTTCTGGCTTCTCGTCCTCATGGCGCACCTACCGCTGAAAACTTTCGCTTAGAAAACACCTCTGTTCCCGAGCCTGCCGACGGTCAGCTTCTGCTGCGCACCGTCTGGCTGTCGCTCGATCCCTATATGCGCGGTCGCATGAGCGATGCGCCGTCCTACTCGCCGCCGGTAGAACTCGGTGCGGTGATGGTGGGCGGCACCGTCAGCCGCGTGGAGAAGTCGAACCATCCTGATTATCAACCCGGTGAATGGGTGCTGGGCTACAGCGGCTGGCAGGACTATGAGGTTTCGGATGGCACCGGGCTGGTCAAACTGGGCGCTAACCCTGAACACCCCTCCTGGTCGCTAGGCGTGCTGGGGATGCCCGGCTTCACCGCCTATATGGGCCTGCTCGACATTGGCCAGCCGAAAGCGGGTGAGACCCTGGTGGTGGCAGCGGCTACCGGTCCGGTGGGAGCCACCGTCGGGCAGATTGGCAAGCTGAAAGGCTGCAGGGTGGTGGGCGTTGCCGGCGGTGCGGAGAAGTGCCGCCACGCCGTCGAGGTGCTGGGCTTCGATCGCTGTGTGGATCACCACGCCGCAGATTTTGCCGAACAGCTTAAACAGGCGTGTCCGCAGGGCATTGATATTTATTACGAAAACGTCGGCGGGAAGGTATTTGATGCGGTCCTGCCGCTGCTGAACACCGCGGCACGCGTCCCGGTGTGCGGCCTGGTCAGCGGATACAACGCCACCGACCTGCCGCCAGGGCCGGATCGCCTTGGGCTGCTGATGGGCACCATCCTGAAAAAGCGCATCCGCATGCAGGGCTTTATCATCAACCAGGACTATGGTTATCGCATCGAAGAGTTTCAGCAGGAGATGGGCGTGTGGGTCCGGGAGGGCAAAATCCACTACCGTGAGCAGGTCACGGACGGGCTGGAAAACGCCCCTGAGGCGCTGATCGGCCTGCTGGAGGGAAAAAACTTCGGTAAAGTCGTGATACGTGTCGCGAACAATAACTTATAG
- a CDS encoding GntR family transcriptional regulator: protein MLDLDNLEKAQRMSLTMQVEVSLKGALIAGALKPGARLVTKEIADKLGTSITPVREALLRLVSAGALHATPAQAFLVPEVSLERYNEVNAIRKELECMAVAAACEQMSDERIATLRTLSDNFHDAMSNGEVERALHANRAFRFTLYHYADMPTLMALIEQLWVRIGPCFNCLYDPDIVLPSRSYRYEELLTALEQGDKEASRAAIDKVIDEANGILIKQFLP, encoded by the coding sequence ATGCTGGATTTGGACAATTTAGAAAAGGCTCAACGAATGAGCCTGACGATGCAGGTTGAGGTGAGTCTGAAAGGTGCCCTGATAGCAGGGGCCCTGAAGCCAGGCGCACGGCTCGTCACTAAAGAGATTGCGGATAAGTTAGGTACCAGTATCACTCCTGTTCGTGAAGCGCTGCTGCGGTTGGTCTCCGCTGGCGCGCTGCACGCTACCCCGGCGCAAGCGTTTCTGGTGCCGGAAGTCTCGCTTGAGCGTTACAACGAAGTCAATGCCATCCGTAAGGAGCTTGAGTGCATGGCCGTTGCCGCCGCCTGCGAGCAGATGTCTGACGAGCGGATCGCCACGCTGCGTACCCTCTCTGACAATTTTCATGATGCGATGAGCAACGGCGAAGTCGAGCGCGCGCTTCATGCTAACCGGGCGTTTCGCTTTACGCTGTATCACTATGCGGATATGCCCACCCTGATGGCGCTGATTGAGCAGCTGTGGGTGCGTATCGGGCCCTGTTTTAACTGTCTGTACGATCCGGACATTGTGCTGCCGTCCCGCTCTTATCGCTATGAGGAGTTACTGACGGCGCTGGAGCAGGGCGATAAAGAGGCCAGCCGCGCGGCGATTGATAAAGTCATTGACGAGGCGAATGGGATATTGATTAAGCAGTTTTTACCTTAA
- the pqqU gene encoding TonB-dependent receptor PqqU, whose protein sequence is MKIISARQASLPLLLVPVIFTPVAALAAEEQTMIVSASPQTLSELDTPAAVSVVNGDDMRQATPRINLSESLGSVPGLQIQNRQNYAQDLQLSTRGFGARSTFGVRGIRLYVDGIPATMPDGQGQTSNIDINSLESVEVLRGPFSALYGNASGGVVNMTTETGRQPTTVEASSYYGSYGSWRYGMKATGAMGDGTQPGDVDYTVSTTRFTTHGYRDHSGARKNLANAKLGVRIDDVSKLTLIFNSVDMKANDPGGLDYQEWRDNPRQSPRGDQYNTRKTIKQTQAGLRYERQLSAQDDLSVMAYAGEREMTQYQSIPYQPQLRPTHAGGVIDMQRHYQGIDTRWTHRGELLVPMTFTTGLNYENLSEDRRGYENYVMNNGVPDYGVKGAKRRDERNLMWNVDPYLQTNWQLTDKLSLDAGVRYSSVWFDSNDHYVHGANGDDSGEASYHKWLPAGALKYRITDAWNVYAAAGRGFETPTINELSYRTDNQSGLNFGLKPSTNNTYEVGSKTRVGNGLFTAALFRTDTDDEIVVDASSGGRTSYKNAGKTRRQGVELSLDQQFAENWKLKMAWTYLDATYRTNVCGAADCNGNRMPGIARNMGYASFGWQPEEGWYAGSDVRYMSDIEADDENTAKAPSYTLVGLNTGYKLNLGNWGMDVFGRVDNLFDKEYVGSVIVNESNGRYYEPAPGRNYGVGLSVSYRFE, encoded by the coding sequence ATGAAAATCATTTCTGCCCGTCAGGCTTCGCTTCCCCTGCTGTTGGTTCCTGTTATTTTTACGCCCGTCGCCGCCCTGGCGGCCGAAGAGCAAACCATGATCGTCAGTGCGTCGCCGCAAACGCTCTCTGAGCTGGATACCCCGGCGGCGGTCAGCGTGGTCAACGGCGACGATATGCGCCAGGCCACGCCGCGCATTAACCTCTCCGAATCCCTTGGCAGCGTGCCGGGGCTGCAGATCCAGAACCGGCAGAACTATGCCCAGGATCTCCAGCTCTCAACCCGCGGTTTTGGCGCGCGCTCCACCTTTGGGGTGCGCGGCATTCGCCTGTATGTCGACGGAATTCCAGCCACCATGCCGGACGGTCAGGGGCAGACCTCGAATATCGATATCAACAGCCTTGAGAGCGTTGAAGTGCTGCGCGGGCCCTTCTCGGCCCTGTACGGCAACGCCTCGGGCGGCGTGGTTAACATGACTACCGAAACCGGCCGTCAGCCCACCACCGTCGAGGCCAGCAGCTACTACGGTAGCTACGGCAGCTGGCGCTACGGCATGAAGGCCACCGGCGCGATGGGCGACGGCACCCAGCCTGGCGATGTGGATTACACCGTCTCCACCACCCGCTTCACCACCCACGGCTATCGCGATCACAGCGGCGCGCGGAAAAACCTCGCCAACGCCAAACTGGGCGTGCGCATCGACGATGTCAGCAAGCTGACGCTGATTTTCAACAGCGTGGACATGAAAGCCAACGATCCCGGCGGACTGGACTATCAGGAGTGGCGGGATAACCCGCGTCAGTCTCCGCGTGGGGATCAGTACAATACCCGGAAAACCATCAAGCAGACCCAGGCGGGCCTGCGCTATGAGCGTCAGCTGAGCGCGCAGGACGACCTCAGCGTGATGGCCTACGCCGGTGAACGTGAGATGACCCAGTACCAGTCGATCCCGTATCAGCCCCAGCTTCGTCCGACCCACGCGGGCGGCGTGATCGACATGCAGCGCCACTACCAGGGGATCGACACCCGCTGGACCCATCGCGGGGAGCTGCTGGTGCCGATGACCTTCACCACCGGTCTGAATTACGAAAACCTGAGCGAAGATCGTCGCGGATATGAAAACTACGTGATGAACAACGGCGTGCCGGATTATGGCGTCAAAGGGGCGAAACGCCGCGATGAGCGCAACCTGATGTGGAACGTCGATCCCTACCTGCAAACCAACTGGCAGCTGACGGATAAACTCTCGCTGGACGCGGGCGTGCGCTACAGCTCCGTGTGGTTCGATTCGAACGACCACTATGTGCATGGGGCAAACGGCGATGACAGCGGCGAGGCCAGCTACCACAAATGGCTCCCGGCTGGCGCGCTGAAGTACCGCATCACCGACGCCTGGAACGTCTATGCCGCGGCGGGCCGTGGTTTTGAGACCCCGACCATCAACGAACTCTCCTACCGGACCGATAACCAGAGCGGCCTGAACTTCGGCCTCAAGCCGTCGACCAACAATACCTATGAAGTGGGGAGCAAAACGCGAGTCGGTAACGGCCTGTTCACCGCGGCGCTGTTCCGCACCGATACCGATGATGAGATTGTCGTCGATGCCAGCTCAGGCGGTCGCACCAGCTATAAAAATGCCGGGAAAACCCGACGTCAGGGCGTGGAGCTCTCACTTGATCAGCAGTTTGCCGAGAACTGGAAGCTGAAGATGGCGTGGACGTATCTGGATGCGACCTACCGCACTAACGTTTGCGGCGCTGCGGACTGTAACGGCAACCGGATGCCGGGCATTGCGCGCAACATGGGCTATGCCTCCTTTGGCTGGCAGCCTGAAGAGGGCTGGTATGCGGGTTCAGATGTGCGTTACATGAGCGACATCGAGGCCGATGACGAAAACACGGCCAAAGCGCCCTCTTATACCCTGGTGGGTCTGAACACCGGTTATAAGCTGAACCTCGGCAACTGGGGCATGGACGTCTTTGGTCGCGTGGATAACCTGTTCGACAAAGAGTATGTCGGCTCGGTTATCGTCAACGAATCCAACGGGCGTTACTACGAACCGGCACCAGGGCGTAATTACGGGGTCGGCCTTTCCGTCTCGTATCGCTTCGAGTGA
- the yncE gene encoding 7-bladed beta-propeller protein YncE: MNLRHLCSPRLRGSLLLGSLLVAGTFNVHAAEEMLRKAVGKGAYEMAVSQQENALWVATTQSRKTDKGGVVYRLDPVTLEVTQAIHSDLKPFGATINNATQTLWFGNTTNSAVTAIDAKTGDVKGRLVLDDRQRSETVKPLQPRELVADDTTNTVYITGIGKESVIWVVDGETLKLKETITGTGKFSTGLALDAQAKRLYTTNGDGELLTIDTANHKIIERKKLQDDGKEHFYLNLSLDVKGQRAFITDSKQPEVLVISLKDGSVLSKVAAPESLAVLFNPARNEAYVTHREAGKVSVIDAKTYKVTKTLDTPTFPNSLALSADGKTLFVTVKQKSSRQQEATQPDDVIRIAL; this comes from the coding sequence ATGAATTTACGTCACCTGTGCTCGCCGCGCCTGCGGGGCTCACTGCTGTTAGGTTCTCTGCTGGTCGCCGGGACCTTTAATGTTCATGCCGCGGAAGAGATGCTGCGTAAAGCGGTTGGTAAAGGCGCGTATGAGATGGCCGTCAGCCAGCAGGAGAACGCCCTGTGGGTGGCCACCACCCAGAGCCGGAAAACTGATAAGGGCGGGGTGGTTTATCGTCTCGACCCTGTGACGCTGGAAGTGACGCAGGCGATTCATAGCGATCTGAAGCCTTTTGGCGCGACCATCAACAACGCCACCCAGACCCTGTGGTTTGGTAACACCACCAACAGCGCGGTGACCGCGATTGACGCGAAGACCGGCGACGTGAAGGGCCGTCTGGTGCTGGATGACCGCCAGCGTAGCGAAACCGTCAAACCACTGCAGCCGCGCGAGCTGGTGGCGGATGACACCACCAACACCGTCTACATCACCGGTATCGGTAAAGAGAGCGTGATTTGGGTTGTGGACGGCGAAACCCTGAAGCTGAAAGAGACCATTACCGGCACCGGCAAGTTCAGCACCGGCCTGGCGCTGGATGCGCAGGCGAAACGCCTGTACACCACCAACGGCGACGGTGAGCTGCTGACTATCGACACCGCGAACCACAAAATCATCGAGCGTAAAAAGCTGCAGGACGACGGGAAAGAGCACTTCTACCTGAACCTGAGCCTCGACGTGAAGGGCCAGCGCGCGTTCATTACCGACTCAAAACAGCCGGAAGTGCTGGTGATCTCCCTGAAAGACGGCAGCGTGCTGAGCAAAGTGGCGGCACCGGAATCTCTGGCGGTGCTGTTCAACCCGGCACGTAATGAAGCCTACGTGACTCACCGTGAAGCGGGCAAGGTGAGCGTGATTGACGCGAAAACCTATAAAGTGACGAAAACCCTCGACACCCCGACCTTCCCGAACAGCCTGGCGCTCTCCGCCGACGGTAAAACCCTGTTCGTGACGGTGAAGCAGAAGTCTTCCCGTCAGCAGGAAGCGACCCAGCCGGATGATGTGATCCGTATCGCGCTGTAA